The sequence GCTACAGAAAGCTACCGTACCGAGCGGCGGGATCACTCTCCAGCTGTAGCGAGTCGCTCTCAGCCCGCCCGTGCGGTCGGGCTAGGTCCTCACTCCAGCACCCGGGTCCCGGGCGATAGCTGCGCCTCGCCTCCCGCCACGTAGCTGATCAGCGCCTCGCGCATCGCGTCCGCCGCGCGGCTCAGCGGGACCTCGGCGCCGTGGGCGAGCGCGATGGTGCGGCCCATTGCGGGGTCGGCGAACGGGGTGACCGTCAGGCCGCTGCGGGCTGCGACCATGCCGGGGACCACGGCTGGGCCCAGTCCGGCGCGGACGAAGCCGAGGACGGCGTCCATCTCGCCGCCCTCGACGGCGAATTCGGGGGTGAAGCCGGCGGCGCGGCAGGCGGCCAGGGTGGCCTCGCGGACGTCGTAGCCCTCGCGGAACATCACCAGGGGCTGGTCTCGCAGGTCCTCGATCCGGGCGCGTCGGCGGTGACGCGGGGAGTGGGCGGAGACCAGGACCAGGTCCTCGTGGAGGAGTTCGACCACTGCCAGACCGGCTCCGTCAGACGGGGTGATGATCAGCGCCAGGTCCAGCTCGCCGGCCACGAGCACCCGCACCAGGTCGCGAGAGCCGTCCTCGCGGACCAGCAGTTCCACCCCCGGGTAACGGGCCCGGTAGGCGTTCAGCACATCGGGGACCAGGCTCGTGCACAGACTCGGCGGGGCGCCCAGCCGGACTCGGCCGCGGCGCAGCGAGACGGTTTCGCGCACCGCTGCGCGGGCACTGTCGGCGTCGGCCAGAATCCGCCGAGCGAGCGGGAGCAGTGCCTGGCCGGCGTCGGTCAAGGTGCTGGCACCTCGGCCGCGATGCACCAGCTCTGCGCCCAGCTCCCGTTCCAGTGCGCGGATCTGCTGGGAGAGGGAGGGCTGGGCGACATGCAGGCGCTCGGCCGCCCGGGTGAAGTGGCCGAGGTCGGCCACGGCGAGGAAGTAGCGGAGTTGCTGGAGCTGCACACTGCCATCATAGAGAAGATCTATCGTGGCAAGGCGAATCATGTCTTGGACGGATCAACAGCCCTCTCTTTACCGTCGTCGACATGGCACTCATGACGAGGAGCACCCGCGGCTCCACCCTGGCGACGCTGTGGCACTCCAGCGTGGGCAAGAAGGCGGCCATGGCGGTCAGCGGACTGGTCATGCTGGCCTACCTGGTGGCGCACATGCTCGGCAATCTGAAGATCTTCTTCGGGGCCGGCGAGCTCAACGGCTACGCGGCCTGGCTGCGCACCATCGGCCAGCCGTTCCTCGGGCACGAGTGGTTCCTCTGGATCGCCCGGCTCGCCCTGGTCGCCGCCGTGGTGGTGCACGGGGTGGCCGCGTACCAGCTGAGTCGGCGGGACCTCGCCGCCCGGCCGACCGGGTACCGGCATGCACGCCGAAGGGCGAGCTACGCGACCCGGACCATGCGCTGGGGCGGGGTGATCCTCGGGCTCTTCATCGTCTGGCACATCCTGGA is a genomic window of Kitasatospora azatica KCTC 9699 containing:
- a CDS encoding LysR family transcriptional regulator, which codes for MQLQQLRYFLAVADLGHFTRAAERLHVAQPSLSQQIRALERELGAELVHRGRGASTLTDAGQALLPLARRILADADSARAAVRETVSLRRGRVRLGAPPSLCTSLVPDVLNAYRARYPGVELLVREDGSRDLVRVLVAGELDLALIITPSDGAGLAVVELLHEDLVLVSAHSPRHRRRARIEDLRDQPLVMFREGYDVREATLAACRAAGFTPEFAVEGGEMDAVLGFVRAGLGPAVVPGMVAARSGLTVTPFADPAMGRTIALAHGAEVPLSRAADAMREALISYVAGGEAQLSPGTRVLE
- a CDS encoding succinate dehydrogenase cytochrome b subunit, whose translation is MALMTRSTRGSTLATLWHSSVGKKAAMAVSGLVMLAYLVAHMLGNLKIFFGAGELNGYAAWLRTIGQPFLGHEWFLWIARLALVAAVVVHGVAAYQLSRRDLAARPTGYRHARRRASYATRTMRWGGVILGLFIVWHILDLTTLTVNPRAEAGHPYQNVVASFSTWYSGWIYCLAMLALGLHVRHGFWSAAQTLGLNNPRRDRVLKLTANGLALLLTAGFLSVPIAVMTGVVR